From the Vulpes lagopus strain Blue_001 chromosome 19, ASM1834538v1, whole genome shotgun sequence genome, the window ATGCCCTATATGAAAAGTACCATTGTCTCCATcctacagataaggaagctgaagctGGGCTGGACCCAAGCTACCCAGCAGGCAAGTGATGAGCTGGAATTGGAAACCATCCTGGCTCAGTCTGGGCCAGGGTCCTTTCTATATGTCTCCCTGGGCCCGATGATGCATAAGGCTGGATGGAAGAGACCTGGATGGCTGAGAGGCTGGATATTTGGGGAATGGAAAGAAATGGGGAACCTGTTGGTGTGACTCACCAACAGGAGGGTGGTATGATGGAGGGTCTCATATTTGAAGCAATAGGCACTGGGTGACCATTGTAGGTTTGGGGTATGATAGAAAAGAGTTTAAGGAAAAGGAGGCTGGTAGCATGTGCTGGCTGGTGTGATCAGTGAGGAGACTGGGCCAGACATAGTAAGGTTGGTGGACATCTCTTGTTCTGGCAGGTCAAAACAATACCTGCCCCTTGAGTTTCTTAGAGATATGTCTTCCTGCATCTCTAACCATGAGATTGGAATGGAAGTTGCCATCTTATCTACTGTCTCTCTGTGGATACAGCCTGGTCCAGGGATGGACATCTGATTCAAATCTGGCCAATGAGAGCCCTTCCCTGGGAATTTTAACCTTGGGACCAGTCTCTCACTATTAGCTAAGCTGAGTCTGGGAGCTCTGTCACCACTCAGAGATTTGAGAGCCTCAGAGAGAGGAAATTCTAGCTGAACACAAGTTCTAGTTTCTACTTTGAGGGCTTAGCCACTCTCTTGCTCATACCACCATGTGAATAATACTCCCCACCTCCTCTTTAGCTAAGCTGGTCTGAGTTTAATCtttgtcatttgcaaacaaaAAGCTCTAATATTTGCTGTTAGGGACATGCCTACTCTTTATCAGTCAAATTTTGGGCAGAATTCTAAAAAATGCTTTAGGGTTGTTTTTGGGCATTCGGTTCATTATCTCTtatatataagaaacaaaaaaggtctGTCCTCACTATTCAGTGTCAGGCTCAGGAACtctgggctctctgtggggacaAGGCTTTGGTATCTATCTCTTCAGAGAAGGATGGACCCATCTCCATCACTGGTGTGGTGAGTAAAATTGCTGCTTAGTATGCTTTCCCGCCTGCTTGTTTGTGATTCAGTCCGGGAGAAACTGACATGGACAGGATGCCCACACAGGACAGCCAGACATTTCCTATACAAGTGGTAAAGATATCTCCTGAACTTCTCTCCAGCAAATGCATAGATAAAGGGATTGAGGCAACAGTGGGTAAATGCAATTGTCTCAGTCACACTGAGGGCCAACCTTAGATCCCTCTTCATGTCACAATTGGGAAAGAAGTCATAGAGATTAAGTGTCTCTAAGAAAATCATGATGTTGTAGGGTGTCCAGAAGAGGAAAAACACGATGACCACCAGAAATATCAGTTTGATGGCTTTGGCTTTCTTGTGGTTCTTACAGGAAAACAGTGTCCGCATGATTCTGAAGTAACAGTAACTCAtaatgagcagggggagcaggaagcCAAGCAAATTCGCTTCCACATTGCGGAGCACAGGCCAGAGTTCCTGCAGGACCTCAGGGTAGTCACCAAGGcattcatttgctttttgtttcgTGAACATGAACTGAGGCGTTGCCACCAAGATTGCTGCTGCCCAGACACCGAGGCTGATGGTGACGCCATGCTGCACAGTCCGGTTGTTCATGGAGTTGGCTGCCAGGACAATGGCCAGGTACCTATCAATGCTGATCACAGTGATGAAGAATATACCTCCAAAAAAGCCAATGAAGAAGAATGCGGTCGTGAGTTTGCACACAGCATTGTGAAAGCCTTGTTCACTCATCAGGTAGTGAGTCCAGAAGGGTAAGGTGGCCACAAAGAGCAGATCAGATAAAGCCAGGTTCAGGAGGTAAATGTCGGTGATACTCTTGGGCTTCTGGCTGTTGGTGAGGGCAAACACCACCAGCAAATTTCCCAGCAGCCCAAAGGCAAAGACAAGGGAGTAGAGTATGGACAGGAAGACAGTCCCAATGGCCACAATGTCCCCCAAATCACAGGCTTCAGCAGACTCATCGTACTCAAAGTATTCTAAAATCGATTCAGGGGAGTAGGTGGGCATGGTGAAAGCCTGgatcagaaaggaaaacaaatagcaaCATTAGTTCTCAGAGAAACAAAGTTGGGATTCTATTTGGTCCCACACATAAGCAGgctggaaaaaacaaatattgattgCATGTCTGACCAATATATGTCCCAATGTCACGCATGTCATCTTGCTTAATCCCCACAccagactcttttttaaaaaatttttaaattaaattaatttttttattggagttaaatttgccaacatatagcataacactcagtgctcatcccatcaagtgcccccctcagtgcccgtcacccagtcacccccacctcccgcccacctccccttccaccacccctagttcatttcccagagttaggagtctctcatgttctgtctccctttctgatatgtcccactcattttttctcctttccctttattccctttcactattatttatattcctcaaatgaatgagaccatataacgtttgtccttctccaattgacttatttcgctcagcataataccctccagttccatccaggtcgaagcaaatggtgggtatttgtcgtttctaatggctgagtaatattccactgtatacatagaccgcatcttctttatccattcatctttcgatggacaccgaggctccttccacagtttggctattgtggacattgctgctagaaacatcggggtgcaggtgtcccggcatttcactgcatctgtatcagtgcaattgctgggtcatagggcaggtctatttttaactctttgaggaacctccacacagttttccagagtggctgcaacagttcacattcccaccaacagtgtaagagggttcccctttctccgcatcctctccaacatttgttgtttcctgccttgttaattttccccattctcactggtgtgaggtggtatctcattgtggttttgatttgtatttccctgatggcacgtgatgcagagcattttctcatgtgcttgttggccatgtccatgtcttcctctgtgagatttctcttcatgtcttttgcccatttcatgattggattgtttgtttctttggtgttgagtttaataagttctttatagattttggaaactagccctttatctgatgtgtcatttgcaaatatcttctcccattctgtaggttgtcttttagttttgttgactgtatcctttgctgtgcaaaagcttctcatcttgatgaagtcctaatagttcatttttgcttttgtttctcttaccttcatggatgtatcttgcaagaagctgctgtggccaagttcaaaaagggtagaattttgatggaatcttgtctcacatttagatctttcatccattttgagtttatctttgtgtatggccCACACCAGACTCTTGATGGAGTCTGTAACAGATTCCTCTGACAGAAGAGGAAATCAGGTCTCTGAGAGGTTCAAGAATTTGCCCAGGGCTATGCAGTGAATGCCTCAGCTAGCATTTGAATCTAGAGCTTTTGAAACTTGGTACAGaccatttcttctttgattttcaaatatctatCCAAAAGATTGACTAGTGTGTGGGTAGCGGGTGATAAGACTGTGGGCGTAGAGAAG encodes:
- the CX3CR1 gene encoding CX3C chemokine receptor 1 isoform X2, which produces MPTYSPESILEYFEYDESAEACDLGDIVAIGTVFLSILYSLVFAFGLLGNLLVVFALTNSQKPKSITDIYLLNLALSDLLFVATLPFWTHYLMSEQGFHNAVCKLTTAFFFIGFFGGIFFITVISIDRYLAIVLAANSMNNRTVQHGVTISLGVWAAAILVATPQFMFTKQKANECLGDYPEVLQELWPVLRNVEANLLGFLLPLLIMSYCYFRIMRTLFSCKNHKKAKAIKLIFLVVIVFFLFWTPYNIMIFLETLNLYDFFPNCDMKRDLRLALSVTETIAFTHCCLNPFIYAFAGEKFRRYLYHLYRKCLAVLCGHPVHVSFSRTESQTSRRESILSSNFTHHTSDGDGSILL
- the CX3CR1 gene encoding CX3C chemokine receptor 1 isoform X1; translation: MCAGGTRSWVGPRRGSDQKYFLPCRWARQAFTMPTYSPESILEYFEYDESAEACDLGDIVAIGTVFLSILYSLVFAFGLLGNLLVVFALTNSQKPKSITDIYLLNLALSDLLFVATLPFWTHYLMSEQGFHNAVCKLTTAFFFIGFFGGIFFITVISIDRYLAIVLAANSMNNRTVQHGVTISLGVWAAAILVATPQFMFTKQKANECLGDYPEVLQELWPVLRNVEANLLGFLLPLLIMSYCYFRIMRTLFSCKNHKKAKAIKLIFLVVIVFFLFWTPYNIMIFLETLNLYDFFPNCDMKRDLRLALSVTETIAFTHCCLNPFIYAFAGEKFRRYLYHLYRKCLAVLCGHPVHVSFSRTESQTSRRESILSSNFTHHTSDGDGSILL